The genomic region ACTCCTGCTAGAAGTGCATAAAGCCAAAATAATTGCATTGCTTGATGAAAGGATTTCGGTTTGTCTTTTTTTATTATTTCCAAGCTTTCATATATAAGCTTCAATTCTTTTTTTCTTTTAGTGTCAGCAGTTTTTATCTTTCTTTTTACCATGTCCTTTAAATATTCAACACAGTCAACAAATAAGTCTAAAGCCTTTAAGGAAGCAATATAAAAATTGTTATTCTTATCCTCTTTTAAATGCTCCTCTATTAAAGCTCTCAAGCCTCCAATTCCTAAATCTAACAGCTTATGATAATCTAACATCATTCCACTTAATCTAGCTGTTGCAATTAAGGGATATTCACAATCTATAAAAGCGCCTATTATATTTTCCTGTAGTACATCATTACAATATAAGGCTTTAGTATCATTTTTAAGCCAATATTCATAAAGCTTATCTATTCTCTTTTTTATATTTTCATCTTCAAACTTATTTTTAAAGTCTAATAATTTACTAAAGACACAGTAATGTCCAACACCACCAATAGAAGTAACTGAACCAAAGCCAATAGGAAGAAAATCTAATCTTCCTATAATTTTGTCACAATCTTCTATTTCTCTAAAAAGTGTAGGATATAATACCTTTAAACATTCAATTTCCCTTAATTCCTTTGCTAAACCGGCAGTGGCTTTATGAACTTTTGTATAAGTCTCCATTATTTCTAATTGTACTATTAAAGGCTTTTCGCAAGGAAGCTTTTTGCTTACTTCAGCATTTTGAGGTGCATTTACATTTAATTTAGTCATTAATGCTTCCTCCTTTCAGCTTCTCTCCAATTTTCCTTATAACCACTCATAAGATCAACAAAACGTTTGGCCGTTAAATGAGGTCTTGTAATTGCACTTCCAACAACAACTGCATGAGCACCTAAATACAAGGCTTTTATGGCATCTTCAGGACTATAAATATGTCCTTCCATTATTACATAAGCCCTATCTTTAAAATCCCTGCACATTCTAGCAAATTCCCTAAAGTCAGGCCCCTCTATATTTTTTGTTTCTTCTGTATATCCATATAAAGTAGGTGCTACTATATCGGCTCCTAATTCTATTGCCCTTTCTGCCTCATCATAAGTAGATATATCAGCAAAAATAATAGCTTCAGGGATTTCTGCCTTTAATTTTGGAAGTAATTCATATGCCCTAGTTTTTTCATGAGTAATTTGGCTTGTACAATCAAGAGCTATAATTTCTGCACCTGCTTCCCAAACTTCTTTAGCTGCTTCTAAAGTAGGAGTAATAAATACATCTGTATCCTCATGCCATATTTTATATAAGCCTATCACCGGTAAATCAACCTTTTCTTTAATTGCTCTTATTTGTTCTGGTGAGTTTGCCCTTATTCCAACCGCCCCTGCCCATTTTGCAGCTTCTGCCATTTTTACAACAATATCCTCAGTATATATTGGATCATCCTTTTGTACCTGGCAAGATACTATTAAACCGTTTTTTAATGCTTCTAATAATTCTTTCTTTTTATCTCTCATATTCCAATCTCCTTTGTAATTTTTTCCATTTTATATTTATATTATAATCTAATAATATTTCATTTTCAATCATATTCTTTCATTTATTTGCAATCATATTCAACTATAAACATAAAAAAAAGGATCCTTTAACAATAGGCTAAAGAATCCTTCAATTACTTTTCTTTATTTTAAATAAATATAAAATTTTCTGGTATTTCTAATTCAGTTGAAGAAGAATTACAAATAATTTTATCAAATTCATCTAAGCTTTTAAATTTAAAAAAACCTCTTTTATCTAACTTACTTGAATCTATTAGTAAATAACTATGCTTTGAATTTTCCATGGCAATAGTTTTCATTATAGGACTTTCAACTTCAGTAGTATAGCTAATTCCAGCCTCTAAATCTACTCCTGAACAGCCAATAAAAGCATGATCAAAATGAAAATTTTTCAGCATATTTTGAGCAATTGGCCCTACACTCATGCCATAATAAGGTAGATATAAGCCTCCAATAAGAAAAATTTCAGCATTTACATTATTTATTATCTTACTCATTGCCAAATTACTATGAGTAACTATCTTTATTCTCTTTTCTGATAAATACCTAATTAAAGGTACTAAGGTTGTTCCACCATCTATAAAAACACAATCGCCATCTTTAACAAATTGAGAGGCATAAATTGAAATCTTATTTTTTTCTTCGTAATTTAATGAAATTTTTTCATTCATTGTTAATTCTGCATTATCTAACAATGGATAATTTTCATCAGTTATTGTAGCTCCTCCAAGAACTCTTTTTAACTTTCCTTCTTTTTCTAACTTCTCAAAATCCCTTCTAACCGTTGCCTCAGATATATTTAATTGAGCGGCTATTTCCTTTAAATTAACAACTCCCTTTTTATTTAACTCATTAATTATAAATATTTTCCTTTCAGATGCTATCATATAATTCCCTCCCAATAAGGAAATTATAATTCATTCCTTTAACAACTTCAATCAAATAATTTCATTTATTTTCAATTATATATAATCTATTCCATGTATCCACCCTTCATTGGTGAAACAGCTCTATCTGAATATAGTTTTAATATTCCAGATTCATATTTATTTTTTCTAGCCTTCCAACTCTCTTTACGTTTATTTAAAATTTTCTCAATTTCTTCTAAAGGCATTCTTTCTCCATTTACTCCTACCATTTGAAGAATTCTATTTTCAATATCTATTTCTATTAAGTCGTTTTCTTCTACTAAAGCAATTGGCCCTCCCTCTGCAGCTTCTGGGGAAACATGTCCTATTGCTGGCCCCCTAGAGGCGCCAGAAAATCTTCCATCAGTAATTAATGCAATACTAGCAGCTAGTTCTTCATCTGAAGAAATTGCTTCCGTAGTATAAAACATCTCTGGCATCCCACTTCCCTTTGGGCCCTCATATCTAATAAATACAGCATCACCAGGTTTAATTTTTTTAGTTAATACTGCTTCTATTGCTTCTTCTTCACTATCAAAAGGCCTTGCCTTAAGTATAGCCTTATGCATCTCCTTTGGAACTGCTGAATGTTTAACAACTGCACCATCTGGAGCAATGTTTCCTCTTAATATTGCAATAGCTCCATTCTTTCCTATTGGATTAGTATATGGTCTAATAATATCTTCTTTCTTTAGTCCAGTTTCTTTTAAATATTCATAACATTTTTCATAATATCCATTTTTCTTTAGATCTTCTAAGTTTTCTCCTAAAGTTTTTCCTGTTACTGTCATTACATCTAAATGTAATAGTTCTTTAAGCTCTTCCATTATTGCTGGTACACCTCCTGCATAATAGAAATATTCTGCAGGCCATTTACCTGTTGGGCGGATATTTAATAAATATGGCGCATATCGGTGAATTTTATCAAAGGCTTCAGCATCCAATTCTATTCCAAATTCATGGGCTATAGCTGGAATGTGTAAAAGTGAATTGCTAGAACCAGAAATTGCAGCATGTATAATTATTGCATTCTCAAAAGATTTTGCTGTAACAATGTCCCTTGCTCTTAAATTTTTTTTAGCTAATTCTACTACTTGTTTACCTGCTTCAATTGCAACTTTTTCTAAATCTTCACAGTTTGCAGGCATTACTGAACTTCCTGGCAGCATTAATCCTAATGCTTCAGCCATAATCTGCATAGTTGCTGCTGTCCCCATAAAGGAACATGAACCAGCCGATGGGCAGGCATTATTTTTATAATATGTTAATTCCTCCTCAGTAATTTCTCCTCGTCTTTCCATAGCACTATAAGTTCCTATTTGCTCTAATGTCAAAAGATTTGGACCAGCTTTCATTACTCCACCAGTAACAACAATTGATGGTATATTAATTCTTCCAATTGCCATTAAATGAGCAGGAACCCCCTTATCACAACTAGTGATAAATACTCCTCCATCAAAAGGGGTTGCATTGGCATGAATTTCGATAAGATTTGAAAGGGCATCTCTTGACGCTAAGGAATAATTTATTCCATCATGTCCCTGAGCCATTCCATCACATATGTCTGTTGCAAAAAACCTTGATGCCTTTCCTCCCTTTTCTCCTACTCCCTTTACTGCATTATTTACAAATTTTAATAAATGCACGCTGCCTGGGTGGCTGTCACCAAAAGTACTTTCAATTATTATTTGTACTTTTGATAAATCTTCTGATGTATATCCCATTCCTCTACGAAGAGGATCCATTTCTGGAGCTATTTTTCTTATTTCTTGACTTATCATATTATCCTCCCATATTAAATAAGGGGCTGCTTAATTGCCCCTATATTTTTATTACTTAAGCTCTGGCCAATAACCTTTATTGGCTTCAATTAACTCATCTAAAATATCCTTTGCTACTTTAGCACTTGGTACCGTCTTTGATAAAGTTAATGCTTGCCATAATTTTAAGTAACTTCCTTCTATCCATGCTTCAACTACTAATTTTTCAACTGCTACTTGTTGTTCCATTAATCCTTTTTGGAATCTTGGTATCTCACCTTGAACTAATGGCTCAGGACCATTACTTCCTACAATACAAGGAACTTCAACCATTGCTGTTGGATCAAAGTTTACTATAGCACCTTTATTTTCAACTATGCATAACATTCTTTCATGAGTGTTATATGCAATTGCTCTTGCTAAATCAACTATAAATGTAGCATGGGAATCTATATGGAATTCTCCTCCCTTTGCTGTTCCTTCTTTAATTATTTTTTTTGCTGCTTCAAATACATTCTTTTCTCTACCATTCATTACTTCATTAGCTCTTGTAAACTCTGGATTAGAATGTTCAACAACATAATCAGGATATAAATAATATTTTAAATAAGTATTTGGTAAATAATTTGGGTCTAAGGCTATTAAATCTTTTGCTTTTTTATGAGTTTCCTGCCAGCTTGGTTCTGTATGTTGAGTATCAACTTCAATTTGATTTAAATAACCGTGTTCTTTAACATATTCTATTAATTTTGGCATTAAATCATTTCCTTCTTTATCCCTTACACTTGTCCACCATCCAAAATGATTTAATCCAAAGTAGTTAACTTCTAAATCAGCAGGAGTTAAACCAACTATTTGAGACATACGACGTA from Clostridium isatidis harbors:
- a CDS encoding 6-phospho-alpha-glucosidase codes for the protein MNKDKKFSVVIAGGGSTFTPGIVMMLLDNLDRFPLRKLKLYDNDKERQEIIGKALEILLKENAPEIEFSYTVDPEEAFTDVDFCMAHIRVGKYEMREKDEKIPLKYGVVGQETCGPGGIAYGMRSIGGMLELIDYMEKYSPNCWMLNYSNPAAIVAEACRVLKPNSKVLNICDMPVGTLRRMSQIVGLTPADLEVNYFGLNHFGWWTSVRDKEGNDLMPKLIEYVKEHGYLNQIEVDTQHTEPSWQETHKKAKDLIALDPNYLPNTYLKYYLYPDYVVEHSNPEFTRANEVMNGREKNVFEAAKKIIKEGTAKGGEFHIDSHATFIVDLARAIAYNTHERMLCIVENKGAIVNFDPTAMVEVPCIVGSNGPEPLVQGEIPRFQKGLMEQQVAVEKLVVEAWIEGSYLKLWQALTLSKTVPSAKVAKDILDELIEANKGYWPELK
- a CDS encoding N-acetylmannosamine-6-phosphate 2-epimerase; this encodes MRDKKKELLEALKNGLIVSCQVQKDDPIYTEDIVVKMAEAAKWAGAVGIRANSPEQIRAIKEKVDLPVIGLYKIWHEDTDVFITPTLEAAKEVWEAGAEIIALDCTSQITHEKTRAYELLPKLKAEIPEAIIFADISTYDEAERAIELGADIVAPTLYGYTEETKNIEGPDFREFARMCRDFKDRAYVIMEGHIYSPEDAIKALYLGAHAVVVGSAITRPHLTAKRFVDLMSGYKENWREAERRKH
- a CDS encoding DeoR/GlpR family DNA-binding transcription regulator — encoded protein: MIASERKIFIINELNKKGVVNLKEIAAQLNISEATVRRDFEKLEKEGKLKRVLGGATITDENYPLLDNAELTMNEKISLNYEEKNKISIYASQFVKDGDCVFIDGGTTLVPLIRYLSEKRIKIVTHSNLAMSKIINNVNAEIFLIGGLYLPYYGMSVGPIAQNMLKNFHFDHAFIGCSGVDLEAGISYTTEVESPIMKTIAMENSKHSYLLIDSSKLDKRGFFKFKSLDEFDKIICNSSSTELEIPENFIFI
- the ilvD gene encoding dihydroxy-acid dehydratase, whose amino-acid sequence is MISQEIRKIAPEMDPLRRGMGYTSEDLSKVQIIIESTFGDSHPGSVHLLKFVNNAVKGVGEKGGKASRFFATDICDGMAQGHDGINYSLASRDALSNLIEIHANATPFDGGVFITSCDKGVPAHLMAIGRINIPSIVVTGGVMKAGPNLLTLEQIGTYSAMERRGEITEEELTYYKNNACPSAGSCSFMGTAATMQIMAEALGLMLPGSSVMPANCEDLEKVAIEAGKQVVELAKKNLRARDIVTAKSFENAIIIHAAISGSSNSLLHIPAIAHEFGIELDAEAFDKIHRYAPYLLNIRPTGKWPAEYFYYAGGVPAIMEELKELLHLDVMTVTGKTLGENLEDLKKNGYYEKCYEYLKETGLKKEDIIRPYTNPIGKNGAIAILRGNIAPDGAVVKHSAVPKEMHKAILKARPFDSEEEAIEAVLTKKIKPGDAVFIRYEGPKGSGMPEMFYTTEAISSDEELAASIALITDGRFSGASRGPAIGHVSPEAAEGGPIALVEENDLIEIDIENRILQMVGVNGERMPLEEIEKILNKRKESWKARKNKYESGILKLYSDRAVSPMKGGYME